Proteins encoded together in one Lathyrus oleraceus cultivar Zhongwan6 chromosome 5, CAAS_Psat_ZW6_1.0, whole genome shotgun sequence window:
- the LOC127087941 gene encoding uncharacterized protein LOC127087941 gives MAEEPQYALKRKYEDQPTATDIQLEVANAKQKAQEAAARLLSVTGGAPPLSFDPKRSKSDNGAPQSGFDSYDLKPQYSAGSYGGSSKKIEIPNGRVGVLIGKGGETIKYLQLQSGAKIQVTRDMDVDPNSTTRMVELMGTSDAVASAEKLINEVLAEAEAGASAGGTRRMAAQSGGDEFSMQIPNNKVGLIIGKGGETIKSMQASTGARIQVIPLHLPPGDTSTERTLKIDGTPDQIESAKQLVNQIITGENRLRGSGNSGGYTQQGYQSRPPSSWAPPVAPAQQPGYGYGQPGSYSAPSSQYNMPQPPYSGYPPQQPGGYPANWDQSTAPSHQQSASGYDYYNQQPQQQQNPGGPAQPADGSAYNYSQPPSTGYSQPGQGYGQESYGAYNATQQSGYGQPPTYDQQQGYGSAPSYGSGSNPTQEGLTSNYGSQADSSQTSQPSTVAPQGYATNQQGTPQPGYGVAPTSQAAYGNQPQSGYGPGYGAPPSQKPAANPPVYGQSQSPGTAGSYGQSAYPPTQAPPSGYAQPESGTQRPPVQPGYGSQSYGAPQGGQPGYGQTPPSYGNSSYGAGYTQPPVYASDGAAAQPVQPGGVAKASPQS, from the exons ATGGCGGAAGAACCACAATACGCCCTAAAACGCAAATACGAAGACCAACCCACCGCCACTGACATTCAACTCGAAGTCGCAAACGCTAAACAGAAAGCTCAAGAAGCCGCCGCTCGGCTCCTCAGTGTCACCGGCGGCGCTCCTCCACTTTCCTTCGATCCTAAACGTTCCAAGTCTGATAATGGTGCTCCTCAATCTGGCTTCGATTCTTACGATTTGAAGCCGCAATATTCAGCTGGTTCTTATGGTGGTTCTAGTAAGAAGATTGAGATACCTAATGGTAGGGTTGGGGTTCTTATTGGGAAAGGAGGTGAGACTATTAAGTATCTTCAGTTGCAGTCTGGGGCTAAGATTCAGGTTACTCGTGATATGGATGTGGATCCTAATTCTACTACGAGGATGGTTGAGCTTATGGGTACTTCTGATGCTGTTGCTTCTGCTGAGAAACTTATCAATGAAGTCCTTGCTGAG GCTGAAGCCGGGGCTTCTGCCGGTGGTACTAGACGGATGGCTGCACAATCTGGGGGTGATGAATTTTCAATGCAAATCCCAAACAATAAG GTCGGCCTTATAATTGGTAAAGGAGGAGAAACAATTAAGAGTATGCAAGCTTCTACTGGAGCACGGATTCAG GTTATACCTCTGCATCTTCCCCCAGGCGATACATCAACAGAAAGAACATTAAAAATTGATGGGACCCCTGATCAAATTGAATCAGCAAAGCAATTGGTTAATCAAATCATCACTGGCGAG AATCGACTCAGAGGTTCAGGGAACTCTGGTGGTTACACTCAGCAAGGCTACCAATCCCGTCCACCATCTAGCTGGGCTCCCCCTGTTGCTCCTGCGCAACAACCTGGTTATGGCTATGGGCAACCTGGATCATACTCCGCTCCATCATCACAGTATAACATGCCTCAGCCCCCATACTCAGGCTATCCTCCCCAGCAACCTGGCGGTTACCCTGCCAATTGGGATCAATCCACTGCACCATCTCACCAGCAGTCTGCAAGTGGTTATGATTATTACAATCAACAGCCCCAGCAACAGCAAAATCCTGGGGGTCCTGCCCAGCCAGCTGATGGGTCTGCATACAATTACAGTCAGCCACCTTCCACTGGTTATAGCCAACCAGGACAGGGTTATGGTCAGGAAAGCTATGGTGCGTATAATGCAACACAACAATCCGGGTATGGTCAGCCCCCAACATATGATCAACAACAAGGTTATGGCTCTGCTCCCAGCTATGGCAGTGGGAGTAACCCAACACAAGAAGGTCTCACTTCCAACTATGGCTCACAGGCAGATTCTTCCCAAACTTCGCAACCCTCTACTGTTGCCCCGCAAGGCTACGCTACCAACCAACAAGGAACTCCTCAACCAGGTTATGGGGTTGCCCCTACCTCCCAAGCGGCCTATGGAAATCAACCACAATCTGGTTATGGACCTGGTTATGGTGCCCCTCCATCTCAAAAGCCAGCTGCAAATCCACCTGTGTATGGTCAATCACAGTCACCTGGCACTGCCGGAAGTTATGGTCAGTCAGCATATCCCCCTACCCAGGCCCCACCTTCTGGGTATGCTCAGCCAGAGTCAGGCACTCAGAGGCCACCAGTGCAACCAGGATATGGCTCTCAATCATATGGTGCTCCTCAAGGTGGCCAGCCTGGCTACGGTCAGACTCCACCATCGTATGGAAACAGTTCTTATGGTGCTGGTTATACTCAGCCTCCCGTGTATGCTAGCGATGGGGCAGCTGCACAGCCTGTTCAACCGGGTGGTGTTGCTAAAGCGTCCCCCCAAAGTTGA